A genomic region of Dehalococcoidia bacterium contains the following coding sequences:
- a CDS encoding NAD(P)/FAD-dependent oxidoreductase: protein MSNSVDITIIGAGVIGLALAAEVTRRGRSVYVLEKNETFGRESSSRNSGVIHAGIYYPEGSLKAGLCVEGNRMMYETCERYGIPHRRTGKLIVAVNNNEIAQLESLLDNGLRNGVEGLRMVSRRELKSLEPEVEGVAALFSPTTGVMDAHALMRYFLSMVQDAGAHIAFNTEVVAVERAVDGYRVSIKDEAGRFSIESEIVINCAGLNSDKIAAMADIDIDAAGYRLHYCKGEYFNVSGGKSKLISHLVYPVPLPKITGVGIHATLDMDGRMLLGPSAKYVDKVDYAIDDRNQQLFYESVKPFLPFIEYEDLSPEMAGVRPKLQGPGEDIRDFIIREEGDKGLFGFINLIGIESPGLTASPSIAKLVAAIVDGIL from the coding sequence ATGTCGAACAGTGTTGATATTACGATAATCGGCGCCGGAGTTATCGGGCTGGCGTTGGCTGCCGAAGTAACACGCCGCGGCAGGAGTGTGTACGTGCTTGAGAAGAATGAGACGTTCGGGCGTGAGTCCAGCAGCAGGAACAGCGGCGTTATCCACGCCGGTATCTATTACCCCGAAGGCTCGCTCAAGGCCGGGCTATGTGTCGAAGGAAATCGCATGATGTATGAGACATGCGAACGTTATGGTATTCCGCATAGACGCACGGGCAAGCTTATCGTGGCTGTGAACAACAACGAGATCGCTCAGCTTGAGTCGCTGCTGGATAATGGCCTGCGCAACGGAGTCGAAGGATTACGCATGGTGTCGCGGAGAGAATTGAAGTCTCTCGAACCGGAAGTGGAAGGTGTCGCCGCGTTGTTTTCTCCAACGACGGGCGTGATGGACGCCCACGCGCTGATGCGTTACTTCCTGTCGATGGTTCAGGATGCGGGCGCGCACATCGCGTTCAACACAGAGGTTGTCGCCGTCGAGCGAGCCGTTGATGGATATCGGGTATCGATAAAAGACGAAGCAGGCCGCTTCTCGATTGAATCGGAGATAGTGATAAACTGTGCCGGACTGAATAGCGATAAAATCGCTGCGATGGCAGATATCGATATCGACGCCGCGGGATACCGACTGCACTACTGCAAGGGAGAGTACTTTAACGTGAGCGGCGGCAAGTCGAAGTTGATTAGTCATCTCGTCTACCCGGTGCCGCTGCCGAAGATTACCGGCGTCGGCATTCACGCCACACTGGATATGGATGGGCGCATGCTGCTTGGGCCCAGCGCCAAGTACGTCGATAAAGTCGATTATGCTATAGATGACCGCAATCAGCAGCTTTTTTACGAGTCGGTGAAGCCGTTCCTGCCGTTCATCGAATACGAAGACCTCTCTCCTGAGATGGCGGGGGTGCGCCCCAAGCTGCAGGGCCCTGGGGAGGATATCCGCGATTTCATTATCCGCGAGGAGGGCGATAAGGGCTTGTTTGGTTTCATCAACCTCATCGGCATCGAATCACCGGGATTAACCGCGTCGCCGTCGATAGCAAAGCTAGTGGCAGCTATAGTCGATGGCATACTATAA
- a CDS encoding flavodoxin domain-containing protein, producing the protein MTKVQLAQGVYWVGAIDWNVRNFHGYSTHLGTTYNAYLIIDEKVALIDTVKAPFYDEMAARVREIVSFDKIDYVISNHVEMDHSGSLPMALRDAKNAKLVTLEKFGENGLAKSYHQNWNPIAVKEGSTVDLGKRKLSFIPTPMLHWPDSMCTYLAEDKILFSMDAFGQHIATSQRFDDEVDMGIVMQEAAKYYANILMPFGDLIVKAANKLGGIPIDMIAPSHGIIWRSHIKDIVDSYVKWGRGETAARALVIYDTMWGSTQKMANAIVKGLMEEGIDTKLFNLTASDKSDVIKEVLEAKALIIGSPTLNNGMFPSVAEFLCYLKGLKPKNKIGAAFGSHGWGGGGVKAVQQEMEQAGIELVDSKLAFKFVPDEGEIQKCVDFGREIAARIK; encoded by the coding sequence ATGACTAAAGTTCAACTGGCACAAGGCGTTTACTGGGTGGGCGCCATAGACTGGAACGTACGGAACTTTCACGGGTATTCTACTCATCTCGGAACCACATACAACGCGTATCTTATCATCGATGAGAAGGTCGCCCTGATCGATACGGTCAAGGCGCCTTTCTACGATGAGATGGCGGCGCGGGTTCGGGAGATCGTATCATTCGATAAAATCGACTACGTTATATCGAACCATGTGGAGATGGATCACTCCGGCTCCCTGCCGATGGCATTGCGGGACGCGAAGAACGCTAAACTGGTCACGCTGGAGAAGTTCGGAGAGAACGGGCTGGCCAAGTCCTACCATCAGAACTGGAATCCGATCGCAGTGAAAGAGGGCAGCACGGTCGATCTTGGCAAGCGCAAACTCAGCTTCATCCCGACGCCGATGCTGCACTGGCCCGATTCCATGTGCACCTACCTTGCCGAGGATAAGATATTGTTCTCCATGGACGCCTTCGGCCAGCACATAGCAACCTCCCAGCGCTTCGATGACGAGGTCGATATGGGGATAGTAATGCAAGAGGCGGCCAAGTACTACGCCAACATTTTGATGCCCTTCGGGGATCTCATCGTCAAGGCGGCGAACAAGCTCGGCGGCATACCGATAGATATGATCGCTCCGAGCCACGGCATTATCTGGCGCTCGCATATAAAGGACATCGTAGATTCCTACGTGAAATGGGGTAGGGGCGAGACTGCGGCCAGGGCGCTGGTTATTTACGACACCATGTGGGGCAGCACCCAGAAGATGGCGAATGCGATTGTGAAGGGCTTGATGGAGGAAGGAATCGACACGAAGCTCTTCAACCTGACGGCATCGGATAAGAGCGATGTTATAAAGGAAGTACTCGAGGCCAAAGCCCTCATCATCGGCTCTCCCACACTGAACAACGGCATGTTCCCCTCCGTCGCCGAGTTCCTTTGCTACCTCAAGGGGCTCAAACCGAAGAACAAGATCGGGGCGGCTTTCGGCTCGCACGGCTGGGGAGGCGGTGGGGTCAAGGCCGTGCAGCAGGAGATGGAACAGGCCGGCATCGAGTTGGTCGATTCCAAGCTGGCGTTCAAGTTCGTGCCGGACGAGGGCGAGATACAGAAGTGTGTCGACTTCGGCAGGGAGATAGCGGCGAGGATTAAGTAA
- a CDS encoding phosphohydrolase: MKQRCPGQDFRKLSAQINQCPDCGADVEIFSNETKVKCHICGSMVYKDKIPSCAEWCASARECLGEKRWKQSGR, translated from the coding sequence ATGAAACAAAGATGCCCGGGACAGGATTTCAGGAAGCTGAGTGCGCAAATAAACCAATGCCCGGACTGCGGCGCCGATGTCGAAATATTCTCCAACGAGACCAAGGTGAAATGCCATATATGCGGCTCGATGGTATATAAAGACAAGATCCCATCCTGTGCTGAGTGGTGCGCGTCGGCGCGGGAGTGTCTAGGAGAGAAAAGATGGAAACAGTCAGGAAGATAG
- a CDS encoding 4Fe-4S binding protein, translating into METVRKIVRIDEDKCDGCGLCAEACAEGAIQMVDGKARLINEAHCDGLGACIGECPRGAITLEEKCAEPYDDSADYHKAQEKPAETEKCSCPSMRIEQVQRKSGIAGNHEHNPSMLGHWPVQLALVPPGAPFLEGTDLLLVSDCVPFAYADFHRDFLNGRSVLVACPKLDDARAHIQKLTSILRGSTIKSITVARMEVPCCSGLTAMAKQALEISGKEIPLKEVVIGIRGNIKETASQAQGSSGA; encoded by the coding sequence ATGGAAACAGTCAGGAAGATAGTCCGTATCGATGAAGATAAGTGCGACGGCTGCGGCCTGTGCGCGGAGGCATGCGCGGAAGGGGCGATTCAGATGGTCGACGGCAAGGCCAGGCTTATTAACGAGGCTCACTGCGACGGGCTCGGCGCCTGCATAGGGGAGTGCCCGCGTGGAGCGATCACTCTGGAAGAGAAATGTGCGGAGCCGTATGACGACAGCGCCGATTATCATAAAGCGCAAGAGAAGCCTGCCGAGACTGAGAAATGCAGCTGCCCTTCCATGCGTATAGAGCAGGTTCAGAGGAAGTCCGGCATCGCGGGTAACCACGAACACAACCCATCCATGCTAGGACACTGGCCGGTGCAGCTGGCGCTGGTCCCTCCCGGCGCGCCGTTCCTGGAAGGGACGGACCTGCTTCTGGTATCGGACTGTGTGCCCTTCGCCTACGCCGACTTCCATCGCGATTTCCTCAACGGCAGATCCGTACTTGTGGCCTGTCCCAAGCTCGACGACGCTCGGGCTCATATACAAAAACTGACTTCGATACTGCGCGGTTCGACCATCAAAAGCATAACCGTGGCACGCATGGAGGTGCCCTGCTGCTCCGGGTTGACCGCTATGGCAAAACAAGCCCTGGAAATCAGCGGGAAAGAGATTCCATTGAAAGAAGTGGTTATAGGCATCAGGGGTAATATTAAGGAAACCGCTTCTCAGGCACAAGGCTCTTCTGGAGCTTGA
- a CDS encoding rubredoxin — protein sequence MAKYKCGVCGYVYDPELGDPESDIPPGTAFEKLPEDWVCPVCGAGKDEFEKV from the coding sequence ATGGCCAAATATAAATGCGGCGTTTGCGGATATGTTTACGATCCGGAGCTCGGAGATCCCGAGAGCGATATTCCTCCCGGAACCGCATTTGAGAAGCTGCCCGAGGATTGGGTGTGCCCCGTATGCGGAGCCGGCAAAGACGAGTTCGAAAAGGTATAG
- a CDS encoding DUF5679 domain-containing protein, with amino-acid sequence MQAYCMKCRKKVEIKSPTQIKMKNGRPATKGSCPSCGTKVFRIGK; translated from the coding sequence ATGCAGGCTTATTGCATGAAGTGCAGGAAAAAGGTGGAGATCAAGAGTCCGACGCAGATCAAGATGAAGAACGGTCGGCCGGCGACCAAGGGCTCGTGTCCTAGCTGTGGAACAAAGGTCTTTCGCATCGGTAAGTAA
- a CDS encoding PaaI family thioesterase produces the protein MKSWSQGKISAEFHISEKYHNSRGHLFGGYFGVLADMTFCYTVMTVLKDEGYSTSDLRITYFRPVSSGTLHIEGRVLHRSKKSVHVEALFNDDEGRLVAKADGVMSIIPMSTIYPKKE, from the coding sequence TTGAAATCGTGGTCCCAAGGTAAGATCTCCGCCGAGTTCCATATTTCAGAGAAGTACCACAACAGCCGCGGCCACCTCTTCGGAGGCTACTTTGGCGTGCTGGCCGATATGACGTTCTGTTATACGGTGATGACGGTATTGAAAGACGAAGGTTATAGCACAAGTGATCTCCGCATTACCTACTTCCGGCCGGTGTCGAGCGGGACGTTGCACATCGAAGGGCGGGTTCTGCACCGCAGCAAGAAATCGGTTCATGTAGAAGCATTGTTCAATGATGATGAAGGACGGCTTGTGGCCAAAGCCGATGGCGTCATGTCAATCATACCGATGTCCACAATATATCCCAAGAAAGAATAA